TTCGTAATAGTTTCGCGGGAATGCACCGAAATCCTCTTCCCTTAACATAATAGAAGgttataaaattgctctttttggaatttcagtttcgaaaaattactagAGGAAAGTCACTGAATCCATTCTATCCTACAACACTACCGGAGATGATTATACAATTGCCTATTTATGACTTAAACTTTGCAAAATGCCCGGGAGAAGGCCTCCTGTCATCGCTGAAGATAGTCGAAAATcgcctttttaaaacttcagatcCGAAAAGTTTCCAGCAATGAGATTCGAATCCCGTTCCCTTCCTTAACGTCATCAGAAATGACCTACACTTGCgtttaggacttcaattcggaaaaattgccaGTGCAAGGTCTTTCAAGGGAGGGCCGATCGCCCATATTGCCTCTCACTTGTATCCGTATTTGACTTCCTATAGGTGGCAGTGGTAGGTGTACCAAAATTTACTTATGCCCGTTCTCTCGATTTGGTATCACTTTTGCTCTGTGTTGGAAACGAGAAAGCGATCGACATTTAGTAGAAAGGGAGTGTTGCTTAGACTTGAAGCTGTTTTTTGATCGTATTTAGATAAAAGTAATAGCGTTGTTTGTTTCACGTGTAATGATTTAGTTCCTAAATTCTCAAGTCTTTTTTCAGAAACACTtagaaacgacaaaaaaaaataaaaaagaactcaAAGGAAGAAAATTCCCTTGACATAACTGAAAGAGTGCCTTTCGGAGAAGATACccatacttaaaataattattcttgtATTAGCTCCATTTACGTTCATCGTCTCACTCGGATTAATACTTCAAACATTTTATGAGactcttcttttaaaaaaaactccttaaAACCACATTTTGTTGCGTATTACGTCAtcataataatttattcatttatgtgtATCAACTTGACCCTCGTTGGGTCAAGTTGatcaatttcaagaaaaagttttaaaacttttttaaacatgaaaatataTATGTCAACAAAggttttgaaatcattatttgagagaaaaatagtaataatattacatgaaattttattttgggtATTAGAAAGTCTGAATGAAAAAGTGTATGTGAACTATACCAAATCTTCCCtgtataaaacagaaaaatgattcattatttttaattctgaTATATCTTTTGACAAgtagaaaaatgttcattttttttcctatgattttatcAGGAAAACCATatagaaattttagaaatttccaCTGAATGATCAATTACAGACAGTCACGGGCGGATACAAAGGAAGGGCAATCGCCCCCGCTTTGTGCCGAGCGACAGGAACTTTCTTTAAGTACATTTTCGATGgtaaaattccaaaaacgcaattttggatgTTCTTCGATGACGTAAGAAGAAAGCGAGCTCTTCCTCGGAATTATTCcggaattgaagttttgaaaactcaACCGTAGCCCGCTTCTTATTCGTCAAGGGAGGGAAAGGATCGGAACTTTCTAcgggattttttttgaaattcaagtttcAAAACTACTTTTAGACAATCTTAGATGATATTAGAAATAGGTTCGACGGCTCCCCCTggatatttttcgaaactgaatcCCAAGTAACACAATTTCATGACACCTTTGATGACATAAGCATAAGCGATAGGGTCTAGTACACTGctccgaaagttttttttttttttttttttaattgaagttttaaaaaataaagaatacaaaATAATCTTACAGAATTTTCTGGACCCGCCCTTGCTGGCAGTTCATCCTTTACTTCATCCTTACATTCAATGaatcaaactttttattaatCAATATGTATGTTCAATTCTAATGCTTTCAACTCTATTAAAATTAAGTCGAGAAATCATTCTCCTTTATTCCTTCTCCAGCATAGCCATCGTTACACCCAAAACTATTTCAAACAATGCTCTTTTGTAAAACACAAAAGCTATAAACTATTCCTACACAATCTAAGAAACGGAAGAGAAAATTTCTCATTATTCTATTTTCATTTGCTGCAAAATATGAATTTTTCCCAGAAGACCTGaagtattcaataaaatagatACTGTTGCCACACAAGAGAAGATTTCGCTGAAAGCGCAAACTAATTATGAATTACTTTCTCCGAACTTGTTTGAAGAACATAATAAGAAGCCGCAAATTGGTTTTACCGGGACGGGGAGATATAACTTCGAAGTAATAATAAGAGGAATTGTTGCATGCAGAATTTGCGCAACGGCTGCGAGTGATATGAGACCAAACGAACTCACTGAAATTCCATGAAATGGTTGCGctgctttttgaaaaacaaacatATGGTATAAACAAACGAGAACCTGTTGCAAAAATACTACTTTCATTTTCAAGCATTTCTCTCTCTCAGTTAATAACTCAGCATTAATTCATATCCAGTCTTGCTTCCGAAGTTAATttacaaacttcatttttattcatgtttaaaaattttatagatttacgctaattaaaaacaaattacaatgaaaacaaaatacagCAGAGTTAATATGATAATTATATGATGAGCGTTATATCTTATATGTTTCCGAACGTCTTACACCCGCACTCCCTTTTTCATAAAGAAATCCCCCCTCCTCTCCTTCCAAATGCTCCTcctattatttttgatatttttcattagaaTTTATTGGTCTATTTAAATGTCCAGTTCCAAATATCCCCTCCTATTCATGACATGCACCGCCAGACAGtgtgtctggtcagtgctaattctatattaggtaccagtttgtttggcactctttggctctcttaagggggtccgggacacattttgaaattttttttattatgtactttagagttttgaaattttttgcactgattcaccatttatttaataagcaaaatcataacataaatatgaaaaaaaaacttttttatttaaatttaattcgtttttttttaaatggggttgctttaaattgctataactcaaaatattcttgataaattttcaattttttttaaatgaattacgcacaaatatctaagctttaatttttattcggcgattttaaaaatattgattcaataaaaaataaaaactatttgaagaaaaatttcgaaaaattcgaagatacttttttttaaaaaaatcatagtttttgcagtaaacgtttttttcaaattcgccgaataaaaattaaagtaatctgtttgaaaaagatatgctccaagtttcattactttatctttatcggttcctgacttataagagtttgaatgcaagaaatcgggaaaaacgggatcatggagaaaaacgcgtttaaagttttaaagttaagtacacattagttaggtatatgaaacaaaaataattatatctttcgttctatttaagatagaaacaagattcaaacgtccttttaagcagaaaaacatggagtaatttttcacatgataaaaaaaattgcaaaatttgacgatttttttgtcccggacccccttaagaggttttccaccttcagctcagtcacttgctatgccgggctgatgagtgctaataagcacgaaactgcagtcctcgactggaatgactgagctggcggtgtatttcatgtatttctgccttatgattatgggcggtaacttactgaaaaaccCCTCCTatcgtttttgttatttttaaatcttattttattgatCTATTTAAATGTTATTACAGCTAGTTTGAggttttattttcatacttttgagatttatgaagcaatttaaaaaaaaaaaactttagtaataccttcaaaacttgaaaaatccTTTAATCTGGATGATCAGAATTTCAACTCAATCCTAATTTTTGACGCTATGCTACATATTAGGTAAGTGTGCCAAATAAGGACAACGTAAGGCTCAGGGTCTAATATCTCGCTTATTTATGATTCAATGGGCACCAATTTTGTGCACTCATTAAatgactaataaaaaaaaaaatggggggaaaGAATCATTCTATGTGAAAATgtaagtttaaattatgtttgtcagcgttttttttttttttttttttttttttaatgcaaattggCCACATTAGAAACAGTGGTCTTTAATAAGGCCAACTCTGAAAAATCGCCAAAAAGGACTATCAaactaaagtaaatttaaaaatttttaatcatcaaTAGAAAAGCATATTAAACGGCATTTGattaactcaaaaatattatcaaaaattccatatttgcttCAGTGGAATGGAGAAAAATCAGTTGTCATATTTTGGGGACTGATAAGTAGTTAGTTTTTGTTCTTTGTTGGGTCACATTTGCGTACAGTTCGTCCACGtgtgtgcagcatatgcagcagTGTATCAGATCCTCCCCCGACCCTTCAGTGTCTAAAACACCGGAGAACACCTGAGTCTTGCCTAATAATGTCAATCATGACCTAATTAGACTACGGTCTACTCACCTAGGCTTatcaaattacacaaaaaaaaatggcGGTTCACTGGGACATTTCCCTTTTTGGATTGGCCTACTGCATAAATAAGGCTTTCTAGAATAATAAATGAGTTTTTTACTACTAGtcaactacactgttaaaaattttccggaaaatttacggtaattgttactggcatccatgttgccagtaactattaccgtaaaaatcaaatgttactgtaaaattttacggtttcctcggtaggccacagcaaccagtatttctccggtataaattaccgtaaaaatcagcgatgcgtcggcgatgcaattttacagtaacaattaccagaaaatcttcctgaatttttaacagtgtatagtgatccatgaaaacacaaaatttacagtaaaatgaaAACAGGCGATTTTGACAAAACTTTTGAAACAACCGTTGCTGCTCTTTTGCCAATCGATAATAAACTGCCTGATCACCATTTAGGCTTTCTGAAGACGGTAAAATCACGCTCTCGCATTACTGATATCCTTCATAGAGGAATGGgtcttaattttttaatcattttaatgagtgctcaaaaattggggccaattgaatcataaataaGCAAGATATTAGGCCCTGAACTTTATGTTGGCCTTATTTGGCACACTTAcctaaaatgtatatttaaagcACAACGTCAAAAATTAGGATTGAGTTGAAATTCTGATCCTCCGGATTGTAGGATTTTTCAAGTTTTGGGGGtattactaaatattttttgctttttaaattgcttcaaaaatcacaaaagtatgaaatttaaatCTTCATGTTCTTATTTGGAGCAACTATTCCACATATTGAGAGAATCCACTCTCTCTCCCCTCTCTCTCAGGAGGCGAAAGAGCTTCAGATTTAGAAGACTTTACAAtaacaggagttttttttttttttttaagtgcgtcctttttttctgttttttctttttcttttttttttttttgattgaagttgatttttattttgttttaattgtaattgtattttaatcacatttattcgttttttgggggaggaggaggggttttcatttcttttctatgTATAAtgcttgtttaaataaaatagttCTCCATTGGGAGGGAACAAAGTTTCAACTCGTTTTAATTGCACTAAGCACACCACCTTGAGGATACTACAACtcttttatattatgttatagcCAATTTAAATGTACCATAATTCTTGACTTTTCAGGCTACAAAGCTACATCATCATAAAATAGTTGCTATTGCCTCTTCGATATCCTATAACAGTCAGttgaattatctttaaaaaatattctgcaaTCTCCTGGAATATCCTTAGGTCCGTTAGGAAAAAGTATGGAATATTTAAAGTCAATCTTGTTCAGTAGCATGCTTAATGAGCAAGATTCGTGTAAAAGTTCTAAATCAGGGCGCAAAATATAGACACCAGTTTCTTTTGCTTTGTCACGTAAGTTATAGTTATACATTCCACCTCCTAATGTCTTATTTGCGGGGGTATCTATTTCCCGATTAAACTGTAAAGTAGTAATATTACTCTTACTGTCAGGATTTGTGGCAATAATAGCTGTGTGGCCTTTCACTAGGTAAATATCACCAGGCTGAATTAACTTTAGCTGCTCTTCTTGGATATCACCGCTAAGAAAAGTGATTGCGGTGTAGTTATACTCATTTCCTGGCTTAAAATACGCTTCAATCATGCTGGCTGTACTGATGCCTTGAATTTGTTCGGTAGTGAGGTACGTTGCTTTACCTACAGCCGTCGAGCAATCCTCCGCACCAAATAGCAACTGCTGCTTAAAATTGCGTTGAGCACCGTATTGATAATCTCCAAAAAGCATCATGCCCTTTTTAGAAGCAAAAGGGTAAGATGAAGGTATCAAATCGTCTGGTAAGAAATAGCTAGAGTTAGGCAAAGGGAAGAATGCTGCAGCACCAGCCATACTATCTTGCCTTTTTCCACAAGCAGCCGCAATACTAGCAAGATACACTGAACTGACAGATGGGTTTTCATTACCCCAATATGTTTGATTACTTGGGGATTGCAAAAGTGGTAGTTCGTCAGGCGCAATAGTATTGGTCAATTTATGATACAATTTTCCATTTTCTATTTGGCTGATTAAATCTTCTTCATGGGTTTGTGTCCAATTCTGAGCCATCTTAAGCTGTAAATGAGTTTTATTCGTCTTTATAGGCCATCCTATATTGCACAAGTCTTGATCTTTTAAATAGTTGTTTATTGATATACTAGTGTCATAACAAGTTTCTAAGTTTCTTTCGAACAGATTGACCAACTCTGCATCAGAAGTATCAGGACGTTGTTCACGATCTTCAACAATAATTTTTTGTACTCTATCTTGACTGTCTTTAGTGGCTTTTTGTTTTGATCGTATCTGCGCCACCATGTGAGCAATTTGTTTATGCTGAATTTGAAACATTGAAGTATGTATTAAATAAGATAAAAACTTCTTTTACCTCAATCGGGAACAAATTGCTAACTTAAACTTGGTACGGTAAGAGGGAAAGCAATGAAGAAACAGAGCGATACAGTTGCAGAAAAACACAAGGTAAGTGCGAATCAAGCTTTTGGCAATGCTGACGTTATTGTGAAGACAGCTGTCAACAGTTCGCATAATTCCTCGGTTTAGCTGTTATTAGAGATGACGCTTGGCTCTTCTCTTAGTAGTCCAGACACAACTGTTCTGTTGGCATAACCTGGAAAACGAATGATACAGATATTTGTGGGtatagaaaaaaacttttctttttggaaattaaaactttcaGGTTGATATAAAGTTGACTCTACAAACCACAGGTACcacaaaaattttattcaagtcaAAAATTGTTTAGCTCTCTTGCGcgtggaatatatatatatatttttttttctgtatttttaaataaaactatggattttttttaaacctcaaatTGAAAGATGTAAACCATGAAGCAAGagattattgttatttcttttctcTCATGCAATACATAATACTTAAAAAGAAGAATTTCTAAAAGTTAACGATATATTTTTCCATTACAAACTATGAATATATATTCCTTTGTAAATgttgttttgcaatttttttcacttatgaACCACTCACTTATGATGAAACTTTTGTGctcttttatgaataaaaaatacttggatttttttatgattatatttttagaaaattttaaataaaaataaagg
This window of the Uloborus diversus isolate 005 chromosome 4, Udiv.v.3.1, whole genome shotgun sequence genome carries:
- the LOC129221298 gene encoding uncharacterized protein RP439-like yields the protein MFQIQHKQIAHMVAQIRSKQKATKDSQDRVQKIIVEDREQRPDTSDAELVNLFERNLETCYDTSISINNYLKDQDLCNIGWPIKTNKTHLQLKMAQNWTQTHEEDLISQIENGKLYHKLTNTIAPDELPLLQSPSNQTYWGNENPSVSSVYLASIAAACGKRQDSMAGAAAFFPLPNSSYFLPDDLIPSSYPFASKKGMMLFGDYQYGAQRNFKQQLLFGAEDCSTAVGKATYLTTEQIQGISTASMIEAYFKPGNEYNYTAITFLSGDIQEEQLKLIQPGDIYLVKGHTAIIATNPDSKSNITTLQFNREIDTPANKTLGGGMYNYNLRDKAKETGVYILRPDLELLHESCSLSMLLNKIDFKYSILFPNGPKDIPGDCRIFFKDNSTDCYRISKRQ